A single window of Rhizobium sp. SL42 DNA harbors:
- the cobW gene encoding cobalamin biosynthesis protein CobW: MLQQKIPATVITGFLGAGKTTIIRNMLMNAGGKKIALIINEFGDLGVDGDVLKGCGADNCTEDDIIELTNGCICCTVADDFIPTMQKLLERDVKPDHIVIETSGLALPQPLVAAFNWPDIRTRVTVDGVITVVDSAAVAAGRFADDHDKVDAARAEDESLDHESAIEELFEDQLTCADLIVLNKTDLLDAAGISAVRAEVTGRTQRKPSIVEARNGEVSSLVLLGLGAGTEDDIDNRKSHHELEHEALHESGADHDHHHDHDEFESFVLKLGAIADPTSFVDRLKPVIEAHDILRLKGFIDVPGKPMRLVIQAVGTRIDTYFDRPWTSGEKRETRLVVIGLHEWDFGAVVEAVQAAA, encoded by the coding sequence ATGTTGCAGCAGAAAATTCCCGCCACCGTGATTACCGGCTTCCTCGGCGCCGGCAAGACCACGATCATCCGCAACATGCTGATGAATGCTGGTGGCAAGAAGATCGCGCTGATCATCAATGAATTTGGCGATCTGGGTGTCGACGGCGATGTTTTGAAGGGCTGCGGCGCCGACAATTGCACCGAAGACGATATCATCGAGCTGACCAATGGCTGTATCTGCTGCACGGTCGCCGACGATTTCATTCCGACGATGCAAAAGCTCCTGGAACGCGACGTGAAACCCGATCACATCGTGATCGAGACTTCCGGCCTTGCGCTTCCCCAGCCGTTGGTCGCCGCCTTCAACTGGCCGGATATCCGCACCCGCGTCACCGTTGATGGCGTTATCACCGTCGTCGACAGCGCAGCCGTTGCCGCCGGTCGTTTTGCCGATGACCACGACAAGGTGGATGCGGCAAGGGCGGAAGATGAAAGCCTCGACCACGAGAGCGCCATCGAGGAACTGTTCGAGGACCAGCTCACCTGCGCCGACCTGATCGTGCTCAACAAGACCGATCTGCTCGACGCTGCCGGCATCTCTGCGGTGCGCGCGGAGGTGACGGGCCGTACACAGCGCAAGCCATCGATTGTCGAAGCGCGCAATGGCGAAGTCTCGTCGCTTGTGTTGCTGGGTCTCGGTGCCGGCACCGAGGACGATATCGACAATCGCAAGTCGCATCACGAGCTGGAGCATGAGGCGCTGCACGAGAGCGGTGCCGACCATGACCATCATCACGACCACGACGAGTTCGAAAGCTTCGTGCTCAAGCTTGGCGCGATTGCCGATCCGACAAGCTTCGTCGATCGCCTGAAGCCGGTGATTGAGGCCCACGACATCCTGCGCCTCAAAGGCTTTATCGACGTGCCCGGCAAGCCGATGCGCCTCGTCATTCAGGCGGTCGGCACGCGGATCGACACCTATTTCGACCGGCCATGGACGTCGGGCGAAAAGCGCGAGACCCGCCTCGTCGTCATCGGCCTGCATGAATGGGACTTTGGCGCGGTTGTCGAAGCAGTTCAGGCGGCTGCCTGA
- a CDS encoding ATP12 family chaperone protein, whose product MRDELSNISGTFMPEHSDADPVRRAQIQMKRPLPKRFYSAVSIAADGNGFAIHLDGKPVKTPAKNTLCLPTREAAELVAAEWAAQGQVIDPGTMPVTKLANTAIDAVSANLSEVFDEIVRFAGSDLLCYRADSPQELVDRQAGRWDPVLAWVAEVHHARFILAEGVIHQEQPGHALQAYAAALERYREAFRLSCLHVVTTLAGSSILALAFAEGAYDLDTVWSLAHLDEDWTIEHWGSDEEAEARREARYGEIAAAASLFAALRSQD is encoded by the coding sequence ATGCGTGACGAACTCAGCAACATTTCCGGCACCTTCATGCCCGAGCACAGCGATGCCGATCCCGTGCGCCGCGCCCAGATCCAGATGAAGCGGCCGCTGCCGAAGCGCTTTTACTCCGCCGTATCGATTGCAGCCGACGGGAACGGATTTGCGATCCATCTCGATGGCAAGCCGGTGAAGACCCCCGCCAAGAATACGCTGTGTTTGCCAACGCGCGAGGCGGCGGAACTGGTCGCTGCGGAATGGGCCGCACAGGGTCAGGTTATTGATCCGGGCACGATGCCGGTTACCAAGCTTGCCAATACCGCGATCGATGCCGTGAGCGCGAACCTGTCGGAAGTCTTCGACGAGATCGTGCGTTTTGCCGGCAGCGACCTGCTTTGCTACCGTGCTGACAGCCCGCAGGAACTGGTCGACCGCCAGGCCGGCCGCTGGGATCCGGTGCTCGCCTGGGTGGCGGAAGTCCATCATGCCCGGTTCATCCTGGCGGAGGGCGTGATCCATCAGGAACAGCCCGGCCATGCGCTGCAAGCTTATGCGGCGGCGCTGGAGCGCTACCGTGAAGCTTTCCGCCTTTCGTGCTTGCATGTGGTCACGACGCTTGCCGGATCATCGATCCTTGCGCTTGCCTTCGCAGAGGGTGCCTACGACCTCGACACCGTCTGGAGCCTGGCGCATCTCGACGAGGATTGGACGATCGAGCACTGGGGAAGCGATGAAGAGGCTGAGGCGCGTCGCGAGGCGCGCTACGGTGAAATAGCTGCGGCCGCTTCGCTGTTTGCTGCCCTCCGTAGCCAGGATTAA
- the cobU gene encoding bifunctional adenosylcobinamide kinase/adenosylcobinamide-phosphate guanylyltransferase, with translation MQSIHSPVFVLGGARSGKSRFAEQVCRDSGLALNYLATCRAWDDEMGARIEAHKQDRASHGWSTHEEPLDLVGSLVAIDDPGRVVLVDCLTLWVTNLMMQEGRDIAAESGALADLLPSLKARIVLVSNEVGLGIVPENGMARAFRDHAGRLHQLIAAKAAEVYFVAAGLPLKMKG, from the coding sequence ATGCAGTCCATTCATTCCCCTGTTTTTGTCCTGGGTGGCGCCCGTTCGGGCAAGTCGCGGTTTGCTGAGCAGGTCTGCCGCGACAGCGGCCTTGCGCTTAACTACCTCGCGACCTGCCGTGCCTGGGATGACGAGATGGGCGCACGCATCGAGGCCCACAAGCAGGATCGCGCCAGCCACGGCTGGAGCACGCACGAAGAGCCGCTTGATCTTGTCGGATCACTCGTGGCGATCGACGATCCTGGCCGGGTGGTACTGGTCGATTGCCTGACGCTCTGGGTCACCAATCTGATGATGCAGGAGGGGCGTGATATAGCTGCAGAGAGCGGCGCACTCGCTGACCTGCTGCCGTCGCTCAAAGCCCGTATCGTTCTTGTTTCCAATGAAGTCGGTCTCGGCATTGTGCCGGAGAATGGAATGGCGCGCGCTTTTCGCGATCATGCCGGCCGGCTGCACCAGCTCATCGCGGCAAAGGCTGCGGAAGTATATTTCGTCGCGGCCGGTTTGCCGCTGAAAATGAAGGGTTGA
- a CDS encoding HAD-IA family hydrolase, with the protein MKLVLFDCDGTLVDSAGLIHEVMRRTFLHFGKREPDVAETKAIIGLTLDIAIARMDGKPHADDEAVDMATYYKSIFGDVRRDSGFEEPLFDGIHGVIETLAARDDVVLGAVTGKSRRGLAMVLEGHGFAPHFRFCRTADDCPSKPHPAMVTECCDQSGIAPSETIVIGDAVFDMQMAKAAGATAIGVSWGYASVDELWKAGADAVVDHPADLLAYIH; encoded by the coding sequence ATGAAGCTGGTTCTGTTCGATTGCGACGGCACGCTGGTCGACAGCGCCGGGCTGATCCATGAAGTGATGCGACGGACATTTCTTCATTTCGGCAAGCGCGAACCGGATGTTGCGGAAACCAAGGCGATCATCGGCCTGACGCTCGACATTGCCATTGCTCGCATGGACGGCAAGCCGCATGCGGATGACGAGGCGGTCGACATGGCGACCTATTACAAGTCGATCTTTGGCGATGTCCGTCGGGACAGCGGCTTTGAAGAGCCCTTGTTTGACGGTATCCATGGCGTGATCGAAACGCTGGCGGCACGAGACGATGTAGTCCTGGGCGCGGTCACGGGAAAGTCGCGGCGTGGATTGGCCATGGTCCTGGAGGGGCATGGCTTTGCCCCGCATTTCCGGTTCTGCCGCACCGCGGATGACTGCCCGTCGAAGCCGCATCCGGCCATGGTGACGGAATGCTGCGACCAGTCGGGAATTGCGCCGTCTGAAACGATCGTCATCGGCGATGCCGTCTTCGACATGCAGATGGCTAAGGCTGCCGGTGCCACCGCTATCGGCGTTTCCTGGGGCTACGCATCTGTCGATGAATTGTGGAAGGCCGGTGCCGACGCCGTTGTCGACCACCCTGCCGATCTTCTCGCCTATATCCACTGA